One segment of Niveibacterium microcysteis DNA contains the following:
- a CDS encoding cation diffusion facilitator family transporter, giving the protein MNNLHDLHELDNEDAKPEREAATKRSTWVSVAVNIGLTISQVAAGLISGSQGLIADGVHSLSDLVADFVVLLAVHHSQKAPDDDHHYGHQRYENAASLVLGALLLAVGLGMIGSAVHKLEAPESIPKVHIVALWVALGALVVKEVLFRYMLHVAEKVRSSMLVANAWHARSDAASSLVVAIGIGGNLMGFGLLDPIAALIVGFMVARMGWEFGWDALHDLTDRAATEEQVAGIAADILATPGVLGMHELKTRKTGDMILADVHLEIDGSLTVAQGHDIARQAKLRVMANHPVLYLMTHVDPVSRTAPEPILP; this is encoded by the coding sequence ATGAACAATCTGCACGACCTGCACGAACTCGACAACGAGGACGCAAAACCCGAACGCGAGGCCGCCACCAAACGCAGCACCTGGGTCAGCGTCGCCGTAAATATTGGTCTGACAATCTCGCAAGTGGCTGCGGGTCTGATCTCGGGATCGCAGGGCCTGATCGCCGATGGGGTGCACTCGCTATCCGATCTCGTTGCCGACTTCGTCGTGTTGCTGGCTGTTCATCACAGTCAGAAGGCACCAGATGACGACCACCACTATGGCCATCAGCGTTACGAAAACGCCGCCTCGCTGGTGCTGGGTGCGCTGCTGCTCGCAGTCGGGCTGGGAATGATCGGCTCAGCAGTGCACAAGCTGGAAGCGCCGGAGAGCATTCCCAAAGTACACATCGTCGCCCTGTGGGTCGCACTCGGCGCACTCGTCGTCAAGGAGGTGCTCTTCCGCTACATGCTTCATGTTGCAGAGAAGGTGCGTTCGAGCATGCTGGTCGCGAACGCCTGGCACGCACGCTCCGACGCCGCGTCATCGCTCGTCGTCGCGATCGGGATTGGCGGCAACCTGATGGGCTTTGGCCTGCTCGACCCGATCGCCGCCCTGATTGTCGGCTTCATGGTCGCTCGCATGGGCTGGGAGTTCGGATGGGACGCGCTGCACGATCTGACCGATCGGGCCGCAACGGAAGAACAAGTGGCCGGGATCGCCGCGGACATCCTCGCCACACCCGGCGTGCTCGGCATGCACGAACTCAAAACGCGCAAGACCGGCGACATGATTCTTGCGGACGTTCACCTTGAGATCGATGGCAGCCTCACCGTTGCTCAAGGCCACGACATCGCCCGTCAGGCGAAGCTCCGGGTTATGGCAAATCACCCCGTGCTCTACCTGATGACGCACGTTGACCCGGTTTCACGCACGGCTCCCGAGCCGATACTCCCCTGA
- the ccmI gene encoding c-type cytochrome biogenesis protein CcmI codes for MTTFIIAAALIALFALALIARPFIFSRKQHDEVSMARLNARILRDEIATLERERDRGALTAAEFDAAREDIHRRLLEEGDTAAPVQRASRPWLTLGPVALMLPLLAVVLYLQLGTPAAVTGNPHAAAAPNGMPDINKMVESLAAKLEANPDNPTGWAMLGRSYKVMNRFADAAAAFERIGPALEQNADWLAEYADVLAMNAGGKLEGKPEALVKQALQVDPNNQLALMLAGSGAAGRHDYAAAVGYFERALPQVAPESEDARFLKDAIAQVKGQMGGAAPTAPAAAEPTAKAPEQAPAASQRSLALAIGIAPAMKAEASGKTLFVIARAPGERMPLAVVRRSADTLPATITLDDSASLNAQRPLSSVAKLEIEARISASGVAQAASGDLYGTANVADASVSALALQIDQRRP; via the coding sequence ATGACCACCTTCATCATCGCCGCAGCCCTGATCGCCCTCTTCGCCCTCGCACTGATTGCGCGCCCGTTCATTTTCAGCCGCAAGCAGCACGACGAAGTCAGCATGGCGCGCCTCAACGCCCGCATCCTGCGCGACGAGATCGCCACCCTTGAGCGCGAGCGCGATCGTGGCGCCCTCACCGCCGCCGAATTCGACGCAGCACGCGAAGACATTCACCGCCGCCTGCTCGAAGAAGGCGACACTGCCGCGCCGGTGCAGCGCGCCAGCCGCCCTTGGCTGACCTTGGGCCCGGTTGCCCTGATGCTGCCGTTGCTGGCCGTGGTGTTGTACCTGCAACTCGGCACACCGGCGGCCGTCACCGGCAACCCGCATGCAGCCGCAGCGCCGAACGGCATGCCCGACATCAACAAGATGGTCGAGAGCCTCGCCGCAAAGCTCGAAGCCAACCCGGACAACCCCACCGGCTGGGCGATGCTGGGTCGCTCGTACAAGGTCATGAACCGTTTCGCCGATGCCGCCGCTGCCTTTGAGCGCATCGGCCCTGCGCTGGAGCAAAACGCCGACTGGCTCGCCGAATACGCCGATGTGCTCGCCATGAACGCCGGCGGCAAGCTGGAAGGCAAGCCTGAAGCACTGGTCAAGCAAGCACTTCAGGTCGATCCGAACAACCAGCTTGCCCTGATGCTGGCCGGCTCCGGCGCTGCCGGTCGTCACGACTACGCTGCGGCGGTTGGCTACTTCGAGCGCGCGCTGCCTCAGGTTGCGCCGGAATCCGAGGACGCCCGCTTCCTGAAGGATGCAATCGCACAGGTCAAGGGTCAGATGGGCGGTGCCGCGCCCACAGCGCCAGCCGCCGCCGAACCCACCGCAAAGGCCCCCGAACAGGCGCCGGCCGCCAGTCAGCGCTCGCTGGCGCTCGCGATCGGCATCGCGCCTGCCATGAAGGCGGAAGCCAGCGGCAAAACACTGTTCGTGATCGCCCGCGCCCCTGGCGAACGCATGCCCCTGGCGGTCGTCCGCCGCAGCGCCGACACGCTGCCGGCAACCATCACGCTGGACGACAGCGCCTCGCTCAATGCCCAGCGTCCGCTCTCGAGCGTAGCCAAGCTCGAAATCGAAGCGCGCATCTCGGCATCGGGCGTCGCACAGGCCGCCTCAGGCGATCTCTACGGCACTGCCAACGTGGCAGACGCCAGCGTATCGGCCCTCGCCCTTCAAATCGATCAGCGCCGGCCCTGA
- a CDS encoding cytochrome c-type biogenesis protein, with amino-acid sequence MKRLTLMCAALCLTGSVLAGEARPLAEDPVVEQRMIAISEELRCLVCQNESLAGSHAELAEDLRREIRTMIRAGKSDTEIMDFLVARYGDFVRYRPPLKATTVLLWGGPFVLLLGGIAGLLMHLRQRNAQTDAPLDEAERRRVAALLADADKRNVSQ; translated from the coding sequence ATGAAGCGCCTGACCCTGATGTGCGCAGCACTCTGCCTCACTGGCAGCGTGCTCGCCGGCGAAGCACGCCCGCTCGCGGAAGACCCGGTGGTCGAACAGCGCATGATCGCAATCAGCGAAGAGCTGCGCTGCCTCGTCTGCCAGAACGAATCGCTCGCCGGCTCGCATGCCGAGCTGGCCGAAGATTTGCGCCGCGAAATCCGCACCATGATCCGTGCCGGCAAGTCCGACACTGAGATCATGGATTTTCTCGTCGCACGTTACGGCGATTTCGTGCGCTATCGCCCACCGCTAAAAGCCACCACCGTGCTCCTGTGGGGCGGCCCTTTCGTGCTGCTCTTGGGCGGCATTGCCGGCCTGTTGATGCACTTGCGGCAACGTAACGCCCAAACCGACGCCCCCCTCGACGAAGCGGAACGCCGCCGCGTCGCCGCGCTGCTTGCCGACGCCGACAAACGGAACGTCTCTCAATGA
- a CDS encoding DsbE family thiol:disulfide interchange protein, whose translation MKRVLLIPIALFVVLLGFLAVGLNKDPHSIPSPLIDKPAPAFRLPQLGTEGKTFSPEDMRGKVWILNVWASWCVSCRDEHPILVAFSRTNTVPLVGLDYKDKPEDAKRWLASFGNPYQIVAMDADGRVGIDYGVYGVPETYVIDRNGVIRYKQIGPVTQEVLDQTILPLIRKLST comes from the coding sequence ATGAAACGCGTGCTGCTGATTCCGATCGCACTGTTCGTGGTGCTGCTGGGCTTCCTCGCCGTTGGTCTGAACAAGGATCCGCACAGCATCCCCTCGCCCTTGATCGACAAACCCGCCCCCGCCTTCCGCCTGCCTCAGCTCGGCACGGAGGGCAAGACCTTCAGCCCGGAAGACATGCGCGGCAAGGTCTGGATCCTCAACGTGTGGGCTTCGTGGTGCGTGTCCTGCCGCGACGAGCACCCGATACTGGTTGCGTTCTCCCGCACGAACACGGTTCCCCTGGTGGGCCTCGACTACAAGGACAAGCCAGAGGACGCGAAGCGCTGGCTCGCGAGCTTCGGCAACCCCTACCAGATCGTCGCTATGGATGCCGATGGCCGCGTCGGCATCGACTATGGCGTGTATGGCGTACCCGAAACCTACGTCATCGATCGCAACGGCGTGATCCGCTACAAGCAGATCGGCCCCGTCACCCAGGAAGTCCTGGACCAGACCATCCTGCCCCTGATCCGGAAGCTCTCGACATGA
- a CDS encoding heme lyase CcmF/NrfE family subunit: MTPELGHFALILAFLVAILQGSLPLIGAHRGDRTWVALARPLSQALFLMLATSFVCLAIAFVNDDFSVRYVAEHSNSQLPSIYKFAAVWGGHEGSFLLWLLMLSGWTLAVSLFSRSLPDDMVARVIGVLGLVAAGFLVFVLVTSNPFDRLIPAAPDGRDLNPLLQDPGLVVHPPMLYMGYVGFSVAFAFALAALLAGRLDAAWARWSRPWTLAAWVSLTLGIALGSYWAYYELGWGGWWFWDPVENASFMPWLVGTALIHSLAVTEKRGSFRNWTVLLAISAFSLSLLGTFLVRSGVLTSVHAFATDPRRGIMILILLALVIGASLTLFAVRAPKSGLGGRFALLSRETLLLCNNVLLVVAAACVLLGTLYPLAIDALGLGKLSVGPPYFNSVFVPVVLPIFLLAAVGPLLRWKESALKDLLPHLRNPALFGVAGAIALPMLAGKWTLGAAIGSFCALWLAASMLLQLRERLRTGRPPAAYWGMQIAHFGLAISILGVAFVKHYEAERDVRMAPGDTTVVGGHSFKLIGVSERQGPNFVAMVGEVELSRDGKFIRTLRPEKRQYSTSGMPMTETAIDTGLFRDLYVSLGEPLDGGAWAVRVYYKPLVDWIWGGALLMALGGILAASDRRYRLRKREALAAEGARA; encoded by the coding sequence ATGACCCCCGAACTCGGACACTTCGCGCTGATCCTGGCGTTTCTGGTCGCGATCCTGCAGGGATCACTTCCTCTTATCGGCGCTCATCGCGGCGACCGCACCTGGGTCGCCCTGGCGCGGCCGCTGTCGCAGGCGCTGTTCCTGATGCTCGCGACCAGCTTCGTGTGCCTCGCGATCGCCTTCGTCAATGACGACTTCTCGGTGCGCTACGTCGCCGAACACTCGAACTCGCAACTGCCGTCGATCTACAAGTTCGCCGCAGTGTGGGGCGGCCATGAGGGCTCCTTCCTGCTCTGGCTGCTGATGCTGTCGGGCTGGACGCTCGCCGTGTCACTGTTTTCGCGCAGCCTGCCCGATGACATGGTGGCGCGGGTGATCGGCGTGCTGGGGCTCGTCGCCGCCGGATTCCTGGTCTTCGTGCTGGTCACCTCGAACCCGTTCGATCGCCTGATTCCGGCCGCACCGGACGGACGCGACCTCAATCCGCTGCTGCAGGATCCGGGCCTTGTCGTGCACCCGCCGATGCTCTACATGGGCTACGTCGGCTTCTCCGTGGCCTTCGCCTTCGCCCTTGCCGCATTGCTCGCCGGCCGCCTGGATGCCGCATGGGCGCGCTGGTCACGCCCCTGGACGCTGGCTGCCTGGGTCTCGCTGACGCTCGGCATTGCGCTCGGTTCGTACTGGGCGTACTACGAACTGGGCTGGGGCGGCTGGTGGTTCTGGGACCCGGTCGAAAACGCGTCCTTCATGCCCTGGCTGGTCGGCACCGCGCTGATCCACTCGCTGGCTGTGACCGAAAAGCGTGGCAGCTTCCGCAACTGGACAGTGTTGTTGGCGATCAGCGCGTTCTCGCTGTCGCTGCTCGGCACCTTCCTGGTCCGTTCCGGCGTGCTGACTTCCGTACATGCCTTCGCGACCGACCCGCGCCGCGGCATCATGATCCTGATCCTGCTGGCACTGGTGATCGGCGCTTCGCTCACGCTCTTTGCCGTACGTGCGCCGAAGAGTGGCCTCGGCGGCCGCTTCGCGCTGCTGTCACGCGAAACCCTCCTCTTGTGCAACAACGTATTGCTGGTCGTTGCTGCCGCGTGCGTGTTGCTGGGTACGCTCTACCCGCTCGCGATCGACGCGCTTGGCCTGGGCAAGCTCTCGGTGGGCCCGCCCTACTTCAACTCGGTCTTCGTGCCGGTGGTACTGCCGATCTTCCTGCTTGCCGCGGTCGGGCCCCTGCTGCGCTGGAAAGAATCAGCGCTGAAAGATCTGCTGCCACATCTGCGTAACCCCGCACTGTTCGGCGTGGCAGGCGCGATTGCGCTGCCGATGCTGGCCGGTAAATGGACCCTCGGTGCTGCAATCGGAAGCTTCTGCGCGCTGTGGCTGGCCGCATCGATGCTGCTGCAACTGCGCGAACGCCTGCGCACCGGTCGCCCGCCAGCGGCCTACTGGGGCATGCAGATCGCGCACTTCGGCCTGGCGATCAGCATTCTCGGCGTCGCATTCGTGAAGCACTATGAAGCCGAGCGCGATGTGCGCATGGCGCCGGGCGACACCACCGTCGTCGGCGGCCACAGCTTCAAGCTGATCGGCGTCAGCGAACGACAGGGCCCCAACTTCGTCGCGATGGTCGGCGAAGTCGAGCTGTCGCGCGATGGCAAGTTCATCCGCACGCTGCGGCCGGAGAAGCGTCAGTACAGCACTTCCGGCATGCCGATGACGGAAACCGCGATCGACACCGGCCTGTTCCGCGATCTTTACGTCTCGCTCGGCGAGCCGCTCGACGGCGGAGCCTGGGCGGTGCGGGTCTACTACAAGCCGCTGGTGGACTGGATCTGGGGCGGTGCACTGCTGATGGCGCTGGGCGGCATTCTGGCCGCCAGCGATCGTCGATACCGCCTGCGCAAACGCGAGGCGCTGGCTGCTGAAGGAGCCCGCGCATGA
- the ccmE gene encoding cytochrome c maturation protein CcmE, which translates to MKARHKRLAIILGALASLGVATGLILNALNSNIALFVTPTEVAEGKAPQGAAFRVGGLVKPGSLKRDGLTARFVVTDTAKDIPVAYTGILPDLFREGKGVVAQGKLTPSGEFTATEVLAKHDENYMPPEAKHAVEQAHKAGVTLKQ; encoded by the coding sequence ATGAAAGCCCGCCACAAACGCCTTGCGATCATTCTGGGTGCGCTCGCCTCGCTCGGCGTCGCGACCGGGTTGATCCTCAACGCGCTCAACAGCAACATCGCGCTCTTCGTCACCCCCACCGAGGTGGCCGAGGGCAAGGCACCTCAGGGCGCCGCCTTCCGCGTAGGCGGCCTGGTGAAGCCGGGCAGCCTCAAGCGTGATGGATTGACCGCACGTTTCGTCGTCACCGATACCGCGAAGGACATTCCGGTGGCCTACACCGGCATCCTGCCGGACCTTTTCCGCGAAGGGAAAGGCGTTGTCGCGCAGGGCAAACTCACGCCGAGCGGCGAATTCACCGCCACGGAAGTGCTCGCAAAGCACGACGAAAACTACATGCCGCCGGAAGCCAAGCACGCGGTGGAGCAAGCCCACAAAGCCGGAGTCACGCTCAAACAATGA
- the ccmD gene encoding heme exporter protein CcmD, with product MNWNSPAEFFAMGGYALYVWGSVIACVVGLVGELWLLRQRRKAILQSLRRESRANAIEAEGNTA from the coding sequence ATGAACTGGAATTCACCTGCCGAGTTTTTCGCCATGGGCGGCTATGCGCTGTACGTCTGGGGCAGCGTCATTGCCTGCGTCGTAGGGCTGGTCGGCGAACTCTGGCTGCTGCGCCAGCGCCGCAAAGCCATCCTGCAGAGCCTGCGCCGCGAAAGCCGGGCCAATGCCATTGAAGCTGAAGGAAATACCGCATGA
- the ccmC gene encoding heme ABC transporter permease CcmC, with protein sequence MSFRLINWFRYSSPATFYPLAGKLIPWFTALAVLFGVAGLWVGFFVAPTDAQQGEGYRIIFLHVPASWMSMFIYMVMAFWSAVGLSLNTRLSGIMATALAPTGAIFAALSLITGSLWGKPMWGTWWIWDARLTSELLLFFLYLGYIALRAAIDDPRRADRACAVLALVGVVNIPVIYFSVQWWNTLHQGSSISLTRSPSMAHTMLLGMLLVALAAWMYSIAVALTRARAIILERERHTDWVVRLPELNA encoded by the coding sequence ATGAGCTTTCGCCTTATCAACTGGTTCCGTTATTCCAGCCCCGCTACCTTCTACCCGCTGGCGGGCAAGCTGATTCCTTGGTTCACCGCGCTCGCCGTGCTGTTCGGCGTTGCCGGGCTGTGGGTGGGCTTCTTCGTCGCACCGACCGACGCGCAGCAGGGTGAGGGCTACCGCATCATCTTCCTGCATGTGCCGGCCTCGTGGATGTCGATGTTCATCTACATGGTAATGGCCTTCTGGTCGGCGGTCGGGCTGTCCTTGAACACCCGCCTGTCCGGCATCATGGCCACCGCGCTGGCCCCGACCGGCGCGATCTTCGCTGCGCTGTCGCTGATCACCGGCTCGCTGTGGGGCAAGCCGATGTGGGGTACGTGGTGGATTTGGGATGCGCGGCTGACTTCGGAACTCCTGCTTTTCTTCCTGTACCTGGGCTACATCGCATTGCGCGCCGCAATCGACGACCCGCGCCGTGCGGACCGCGCCTGTGCGGTGCTGGCGCTGGTGGGCGTGGTCAACATTCCAGTCATCTATTTCTCGGTGCAATGGTGGAACACCCTGCACCAGGGTTCATCGATTTCGCTAACCCGATCCCCGTCAATGGCGCACACCATGCTTTTGGGCATGCTGCTGGTCGCGCTGGCGGCGTGGATGTATTCGATCGCTGTCGCGCTGACCCGCGCGCGCGCCATCATTCTTGAAAGGGAACGGCACACCGACTGGGTTGTCCGACTGCCGGAGCTGAACGCATGA
- the ccmB gene encoding heme exporter protein CcmB, whose product MNALLAVIRRDLLLALRRKSEALTALFFFVIVVSLFPLGIGPDPNLLRKIGPGVLWVAALLSTLLGLNRLFADDFADGTLEQMAVSPTPLGWLVAGKILAHWLVSGLPLVLLAPMLGLQFDLPVDALGLLTLGLLIGTPLLSMIGAIGAALTLGLRGGGALLSLIVLPLYVPALIFGAGAVEAQIAGLQAGGHLSLLAAMLALSVFFAPLAVTAAIRIALE is encoded by the coding sequence ATGAACGCGCTGCTCGCTGTCATCCGTCGCGATCTGCTGTTGGCGCTGCGGCGCAAGAGCGAAGCGCTGACCGCGCTGTTCTTCTTCGTCATTGTCGTGAGCCTCTTCCCGCTCGGCATCGGGCCCGACCCAAACCTGCTGCGCAAGATCGGCCCCGGCGTGCTGTGGGTCGCGGCGCTGCTCTCGACGCTGCTCGGGCTCAACCGCCTGTTCGCCGACGACTTCGCCGACGGCACGCTCGAACAGATGGCGGTATCGCCGACGCCGCTCGGTTGGCTGGTGGCAGGCAAGATCCTTGCTCACTGGCTGGTGTCCGGCCTGCCGCTGGTGTTGCTCGCACCGATGCTGGGGCTGCAGTTCGATCTGCCGGTCGATGCGCTGGGCTTGCTGACGCTTGGCCTGCTGATCGGTACGCCCTTGTTGTCGATGATCGGCGCGATCGGCGCAGCGCTGACGCTGGGCCTGCGCGGCGGCGGCGCGCTGCTGTCGCTGATCGTGCTGCCGCTCTATGTGCCGGCGCTGATCTTCGGCGCCGGCGCCGTTGAAGCGCAGATTGCCGGCCTGCAGGCTGGCGGACACCTTTCTTTGCTGGCAGCAATGCTGGCTCTCTCGGTATTCTTCGCGCCGCTTGCCGTCACCGCGGCCATCAGGATTGCACTCGAATGA